In Marinobacter antarcticus, one genomic interval encodes:
- a CDS encoding MarR family transcriptional regulator, with amino-acid sequence MKDQFPFAVARVTRRWRKLLDERLKDLGVTQARWTTMVYLQQGGEGLTQRELAGLMAIENPTLVRLLDSLENQKLIERRACPKDRRARRLHLTDPGREFMEVLSARADALREEMLDGISLDDIENSLKVFHKILDNAEKQK; translated from the coding sequence ATGAAAGATCAGTTCCCCTTTGCCGTCGCTCGGGTAACTCGTCGCTGGCGCAAGCTTTTAGACGAGCGCCTGAAAGACCTGGGTGTTACTCAGGCCCGCTGGACCACCATGGTCTATCTTCAGCAGGGTGGCGAAGGTCTTACCCAGCGTGAACTGGCGGGTCTGATGGCCATTGAAAACCCTACACTTGTCCGCCTGCTCGACAGCCTTGAAAATCAGAAACTGATAGAGCGCCGTGCCTGCCCCAAGGATCGACGGGCTCGTCGGTTGCACCTCACCGATCCCGGTCGGGAGTTCATGGAAGTTCTGTCCGCTCGGGCCGATGCATTGCGGGAAGAAATGCTTGACGGTATCAGCCTCGACGATATCGAGAATTCACTGAAGGTGTTCCACAAAATCCTGGATAATGCTGAAAAGCAGAAATAG
- a CDS encoding MFS transporter → MTRTVTSLSALLLSIVLLVSGNAFLTTLLGIRLSIELVSPDIIGWVLVCYSIGFVLGTLYVHRIIGRVGHIRAFAVFATISAVTALMYPMAISSEFWAFLRVLSGFSIAGVLVVIESWFSSRASNTNRGALFAVYQIVFYLSAAGGQLFINVGDPANFMPFSLAAILLALALIPLSLTRMEAPVIEQVQRISFFTLARESFTGVSGAVVCGVLVGGFYALGPVYATLMGLDVAKTSTFMASAIIAAMLLAWPLGRLCDRFDRRRVMFWVVFAAALAAVAVSFMGAGNLWLLMLLVGTFTGLSAMIYPISVAITNDRMESTRIVAASATLLLSYGVGSVIGPIAMAELINLMGPKGLFLGNAAFLLVLAVITSLRITFTDDVAIADQEHYVPAMPETSSVLAELDPRNTEFQESPEVEEMNEESMRQTG, encoded by the coding sequence ATGACCCGAACGGTCACTTCTCTGTCTGCTCTCCTTTTGAGTATTGTCCTGCTGGTCAGCGGAAACGCGTTTCTGACGACGTTGTTGGGTATTCGTTTGAGTATCGAATTGGTTTCACCCGACATTATAGGTTGGGTGCTGGTTTGCTATTCCATAGGCTTTGTTCTGGGCACCCTCTACGTACACCGGATCATCGGCCGGGTTGGTCATATCCGCGCGTTCGCTGTATTTGCGACGATCTCTGCCGTGACTGCACTCATGTACCCTATGGCCATTTCTTCGGAGTTCTGGGCATTCTTGCGGGTGCTTTCGGGGTTCAGCATTGCCGGCGTTCTGGTTGTCATCGAAAGCTGGTTCTCCAGCCGCGCCAGCAACACTAATCGGGGCGCACTGTTTGCGGTTTACCAGATCGTTTTCTACCTCTCGGCAGCAGGCGGCCAGCTTTTTATCAATGTGGGTGATCCGGCCAACTTTATGCCGTTCTCCCTGGCCGCGATTCTGCTGGCGCTTGCGCTGATTCCCCTGTCTCTGACCCGGATGGAAGCACCGGTTATCGAACAGGTTCAGCGCATATCGTTTTTCACGCTTGCCCGTGAGTCGTTTACCGGCGTTTCCGGCGCCGTGGTCTGTGGCGTGCTGGTCGGCGGCTTTTATGCATTGGGGCCGGTATACGCAACCCTGATGGGGCTTGATGTCGCGAAGACCTCAACCTTTATGGCCAGCGCCATTATTGCGGCCATGCTTCTTGCTTGGCCACTGGGGCGGCTTTGCGACCGTTTTGATCGCCGCCGGGTGATGTTCTGGGTAGTGTTTGCTGCCGCTCTGGCAGCGGTCGCTGTGAGCTTTATGGGCGCCGGAAATCTCTGGCTACTCATGTTGCTGGTGGGTACGTTCACCGGGCTCTCGGCCATGATCTACCCGATTTCTGTTGCTATAACCAACGACCGCATGGAAAGCACCCGGATTGTGGCGGCCAGTGCCACCTTGCTTCTCAGTTACGGTGTCGGCAGCGTTATCGGCCCCATTGCGATGGCTGAACTGATTAACCTTATGGGGCCAAAAGGCCTGTTTTTGGGCAATGCCGCTTTCCTGCTGGTGCTTGCGGTGATCACGTCTCTGCGCATTACCTTCACTGACGACGTGGCCATTGCGGATCAGGAGCACTATGTGCCAGCAATGCCCGAAACCTCTTCTGTACTGGCAGAACTGGATCCGCGGAATACGGAGTTTCAGGAGTCTCCAGAGGTTGAGGAAATGAATGAGGAGTCCATGCGCCAGACAGGCTGA
- a CDS encoding helix-turn-helix transcriptional regulator — translation MKKTDWPIRWDLLLRYRLIETIALWEGRLTTNHICHSFGIGRQQASKDINTYLRELAPGNLVYDRHLKGYVPAARYRPVVTRGYVSEYQDLLARQQSLSNTFEDLDIGLPDSMVVNSPNRVIAPETMRAVVAATRHGRQLKASYASLSRPEAVEGILEPHTLVCTGNNWHLRAWSESNREFRDFALSRFHTAPTALRQKAKHTSQQDDDWNRNVTMSISPDQRLTEAQQKIIALDYGMENGRLNVDTRAALAPYVLSRLGIALDNHHPDPLIQQLELTNPDQLGFGSKRERALKAAAGLS, via the coding sequence ATGAAAAAAACGGACTGGCCCATTCGATGGGACTTGTTGCTTCGTTACCGACTTATTGAAACCATTGCCCTGTGGGAAGGTCGCCTGACCACCAACCACATTTGTCACAGCTTTGGTATCGGCCGGCAGCAGGCATCCAAGGATATAAACACTTACCTTCGCGAACTAGCCCCGGGCAATCTCGTTTATGATCGTCACCTCAAGGGCTACGTACCAGCAGCGCGTTACCGGCCCGTTGTTACCCGGGGGTACGTCAGCGAATATCAGGATCTGCTCGCGCGCCAGCAGAGCCTTAGCAACACCTTTGAAGACCTTGATATCGGCCTGCCGGACAGCATGGTTGTAAACAGCCCCAACCGGGTTATCGCACCCGAAACCATGCGCGCCGTGGTAGCTGCCACCCGTCATGGCCGTCAACTCAAAGCCAGCTACGCATCCCTGAGCCGCCCTGAAGCCGTAGAGGGTATTCTGGAACCGCACACGCTGGTGTGCACGGGCAACAACTGGCACCTGCGCGCCTGGAGTGAATCCAACCGCGAATTCCGGGATTTTGCCCTCAGCCGTTTCCACACTGCACCCACGGCCCTGCGACAAAAAGCCAAACATACTAGCCAGCAGGACGATGACTGGAACCGCAACGTCACGATGTCGATCTCCCCTGATCAACGCCTGACGGAAGCCCAGCAAAAGATCATCGCGTTGGATTACGGTATGGAGAACGGTCGCCTTAACGTTGATACCCGGGCCGCTCTGGCGCCATATGTATTGTCGCGGCTTGGAATTGCACTGGACAACCATCATCCTGATCCGCTGATACAACAACTTGAACTGACCAATCCGGATCAGCTCGGGTTTGGCAGCAAGCGCGAGCGTGCGCTGAAAGCCGCCGCAGGCCTCAGCTAA
- a CDS encoding ExeM/NucH family extracellular endonuclease, translating into MTPSARFFCALTLTLVLPASEVLAANLCGDPAIPVSEIQGRGDTSPLVGDRVTVEGVLTFDARMDGGFDGFYLQQADGETDGNPETSEALLIYTRKKTGALGERLRVTGTVKEFHDLTELADIRTITSCGSAPLPKAQVLELLWPDTLESLENMRVRVAQPLTIIDSWNLARYGELTLAAGDQVVPTEYLEPDPQATLIADRNRQQRLLLDDGRSVRDPSPIPWPPGGLSDENTVRTGDKIQELSGILDYRFGAWRIQPEKPPIFESVNMRLPAPGRPAEPHVRVMTMNLENYFNGNGEGGGFPTARGASTALALEVQQRRLVAALRRPDPDILAITELENDGYNESSAIAQLASALGPEWAFVATPGADGQDKIRTGLLYRRDRIVAEAQPKRLNTGPFSNRGRPPLAQIFRPEGQRHAIQIIVPHLKSKSCQGATGDNRDRNDGQGCYAGRRTEAAQALTKWLDQLPQIPDLAGTLITGDLNSYFREAPLQALQQAGFTSMVHHFHPCTAQQCDHYTYRYKGEKGSLDYALASSSLKPRILGARTWIINADEPAPLGYKNNLPGTAASPWRSSDHNPVITDIRL; encoded by the coding sequence GTGACCCCAAGCGCACGGTTTTTTTGTGCCCTCACTCTTACCCTGGTACTACCTGCCTCAGAGGTTTTGGCGGCGAACCTTTGTGGCGATCCGGCGATACCGGTCTCTGAGATTCAGGGCCGGGGCGACACCTCTCCGCTCGTCGGCGACCGGGTGACTGTGGAAGGCGTCCTCACTTTCGACGCCCGCATGGACGGCGGGTTTGACGGTTTTTATCTGCAACAGGCTGATGGCGAAACCGACGGCAACCCTGAGACCTCCGAAGCACTGTTGATCTATACCCGCAAAAAGACGGGGGCGTTGGGCGAGCGTTTGCGCGTTACCGGCACCGTTAAAGAATTCCATGACCTGACCGAGCTGGCCGACATCCGAACCATCACCTCCTGCGGTTCGGCACCCCTCCCGAAAGCTCAGGTTCTGGAGCTGCTTTGGCCGGATACCCTGGAGTCACTCGAAAACATGCGAGTCCGGGTGGCCCAGCCGTTGACGATTATCGATTCCTGGAACCTTGCACGTTACGGCGAGCTCACGCTGGCAGCCGGCGATCAGGTGGTGCCCACGGAATACCTGGAGCCCGACCCACAGGCCACACTGATTGCCGACCGAAACCGGCAGCAGAGACTGCTGCTGGACGATGGCCGCAGCGTTCGCGATCCCAGCCCGATACCCTGGCCACCCGGCGGCCTGAGTGATGAGAATACGGTTCGCACCGGCGATAAAATCCAGGAGCTCTCGGGGATTCTTGATTACCGGTTCGGAGCCTGGCGGATACAACCGGAAAAACCACCGATTTTCGAATCTGTAAACATGAGGCTGCCAGCACCCGGCCGGCCGGCAGAGCCCCATGTCCGGGTTATGACCATGAACCTGGAGAACTACTTTAACGGCAATGGTGAAGGTGGAGGCTTCCCAACTGCACGCGGCGCGTCAACAGCTTTGGCACTCGAGGTACAGCAAAGGCGGCTGGTAGCAGCACTGCGGCGACCAGACCCGGACATTCTGGCGATCACCGAACTGGAAAACGATGGCTATAATGAGAGCAGCGCAATAGCACAGCTGGCCAGTGCTCTCGGGCCAGAATGGGCCTTTGTTGCGACCCCGGGCGCAGACGGCCAGGACAAGATCCGCACGGGCTTACTATACCGCCGTGATCGCATCGTAGCCGAAGCACAGCCAAAACGTCTGAACACCGGCCCGTTCAGCAACAGGGGCCGCCCACCACTGGCACAGATCTTCCGCCCCGAAGGTCAACGTCATGCAATTCAGATAATAGTGCCACACCTGAAATCAAAGTCCTGCCAAGGTGCAACGGGTGACAACCGGGACAGGAATGATGGCCAGGGGTGCTATGCCGGGCGTCGCACAGAAGCCGCTCAGGCCCTTACAAAATGGCTGGATCAGCTACCGCAGATCCCCGATCTTGCAGGCACGCTGATCACAGGCGATCTCAACAGCTATTTCCGGGAAGCGCCGCTACAGGCTCTGCAGCAGGCGGGATTCACCAGCATGGTGCATCATTTTCACCCCTGCACGGCACAGCAATGTGATCATTACACATACCGGTACAAAGGCGAAAAAGGTTCGCTGGATTACGCTCTTGCTTCGTCTTCGCTCAAACCCCGGATTCTCGGCGCCAGAACCTGGATCATCAATGCCGACGAGCCAGCGCCTCTGGGGTATAAAAACAACCTGCCTGGCACAGCCGCGTCGCCTTGGCGCTCCTCTGATCACAATCCGGTGATTACCGATATCCGGCTCTGA
- the queE gene encoding 7-carboxy-7-deazaguanine synthase, which yields MYRVKEAFYTLQGEGAQAGRAAVFCRFSKCNLWTGREKDRATAVCDFCDTDFLGTDGQNGGAFETAEALSAHIRRLWPDAPGAPYVVCTGGEPLLQLDEKLIDAFHQQGFEVGVETNGTLPAPAGIDWLCVSPKANAPVVIEACDELKLVYPQPKAMPERFTHINARHFFLSPMASPSAPDNDTDPVKQSNTRKATDYCLAHPRWRLTLQMHKIIGID from the coding sequence ATGTACCGTGTCAAGGAAGCGTTTTATACCTTGCAGGGTGAGGGAGCCCAAGCAGGTCGAGCTGCAGTATTCTGCCGCTTCAGCAAATGCAATTTGTGGACAGGCCGGGAAAAAGACCGTGCAACGGCAGTTTGTGATTTCTGTGATACGGACTTTTTAGGCACAGATGGCCAGAACGGCGGTGCCTTTGAAACCGCAGAAGCTCTTTCGGCCCATATCCGCAGGCTCTGGCCGGATGCGCCAGGAGCACCCTACGTGGTTTGTACCGGCGGAGAGCCGTTACTGCAGTTGGACGAAAAACTGATTGATGCTTTTCATCAGCAAGGGTTTGAGGTGGGTGTGGAAACCAATGGCACCCTGCCCGCGCCTGCCGGCATCGATTGGCTCTGCGTGAGCCCCAAGGCGAATGCTCCTGTGGTAATTGAAGCCTGCGATGAGCTTAAACTGGTGTATCCCCAGCCTAAGGCCATGCCGGAAAGGTTCACTCATATAAACGCCCGGCATTTTTTCCTGTCGCCCATGGCCTCCCCGTCAGCCCCTGATAACGATACAGACCCGGTCAAGCAGAGCAACACCCGCAAGGCCACGGATTACTGCCTGGCCCACCCCCGCTGGCGCCTGACTTTGCAGATGCACAAAATCATCGGTATTGACTGA
- the queC gene encoding 7-cyano-7-deazaguanine synthase QueC: protein MTDTVVVIYSGGMDSFTLLHCARARGLRVHALSFNYGQRHVRELDVARSVCADLDIPHKVIDIRAMSEVMSGSALTSGEDIPEGHYEEENMKATVVPNRNMILLSLATGYAVTVNAGAVWYGAHGGDHAIYPDCRPEFVEKMDAVCRVANYEPVGIEAPFMHIRKGEILAEGLKLGLDYANTWTCYNGREQACGLCGSCVERLEAFAENGLPDPLAYEAGR, encoded by the coding sequence ATGACTGACACTGTGGTTGTAATCTATTCCGGAGGTATGGACTCCTTTACTCTGCTTCACTGTGCGCGCGCACGGGGATTGCGGGTTCATGCGCTCTCCTTCAATTATGGTCAGCGTCACGTCCGAGAACTCGATGTTGCCCGCTCTGTTTGCGCTGACCTCGATATCCCACACAAAGTTATTGATATCCGTGCTATGAGCGAGGTTATGTCCGGTTCCGCGCTTACCTCCGGCGAAGACATACCCGAAGGCCATTATGAAGAAGAAAACATGAAGGCTACGGTGGTGCCCAACCGCAACATGATCCTGCTCTCCCTGGCTACCGGCTATGCCGTAACCGTGAATGCCGGTGCTGTGTGGTATGGCGCCCATGGTGGCGATCACGCTATTTACCCTGACTGTCGGCCGGAGTTTGTAGAGAAAATGGATGCCGTATGCCGGGTTGCCAACTATGAGCCCGTGGGTATCGAAGCACCGTTCATGCACATAAGAAAAGGCGAAATTCTGGCTGAGGGCCTGAAGCTCGGGCTCGACTACGCCAATACCTGGACTTGCTACAACGGGCGGGAACAAGCTTGCGGACTTTGTGGCTCCTGTGTTGAGCGGCTTGAAGCCTTTGCTGAAAACGGTCTTCCAGATCCGCTGGCCTATGAGGCGGGGCGCTGA
- a CDS encoding 3'-5' exonuclease, with protein sequence MTSKLRPAFIDFEASSLDLIASYPIEVGVCMPDSALHSWLIAPHVLWQEWSESAEGIHGIPRARLLTEGHAVTEVAHHLNQLLSGQVFCDAWTFDSFWLYRLFRAAGVKPGFQLESVSVLLDSRQVKQWPSARQQVISDLGLPVHRAANDALILQKTWEYVSASEHAL encoded by the coding sequence ATGACCTCCAAACTGCGCCCGGCATTTATCGACTTCGAGGCATCAAGCCTTGACCTGATTGCAAGCTATCCGATCGAGGTAGGGGTTTGTATGCCCGACAGCGCACTGCATAGCTGGCTGATTGCCCCCCACGTACTCTGGCAGGAATGGTCTGAAAGCGCAGAGGGGATTCATGGCATTCCGAGGGCACGGTTATTGACTGAGGGCCATGCAGTAACTGAGGTGGCTCATCACCTCAACCAGCTGTTGTCCGGGCAGGTTTTCTGTGATGCCTGGACGTTTGACAGTTTCTGGCTGTACCGGTTATTCAGGGCTGCAGGTGTGAAGCCCGGATTTCAACTGGAGTCTGTCTCTGTACTGCTCGATTCCCGGCAGGTAAAGCAGTGGCCATCTGCGCGACAACAGGTAATTTCTGACCTGGGCCTGCCTGTTCACCGGGCGGCAAACGATGCGCTGATTCTGCAAAAAACCTGGGAATACGTCAGTGCTTCAGAGCACGCGCTTTGA
- a CDS encoding response regulator, with protein sequence MGNLIVLVIEDEPVMRERLVEMLYKAGATDVTECENAASARKAFDAGKFQIVLLDLGLPDGDGHELMKAFKTARDGQHIVLVTADDSIDSIQRAISAGANGYVVKPYSQEKILDVVSNYAVVHGGDSAMMQGLNRHH encoded by the coding sequence ATGGGTAATTTGATCGTATTGGTTATTGAAGATGAGCCAGTGATGCGCGAGCGGTTGGTTGAGATGCTGTATAAGGCCGGAGCTACTGACGTAACAGAGTGCGAGAATGCGGCTTCAGCCCGCAAGGCATTTGATGCGGGCAAGTTCCAGATTGTACTGCTGGATCTCGGTTTGCCGGATGGTGATGGGCATGAATTGATGAAGGCATTCAAGACGGCCCGGGATGGGCAGCATATTGTGCTGGTCACTGCGGATGACTCTATTGACAGCATTCAGCGGGCAATCAGCGCTGGAGCCAACGGTTATGTGGTCAAACCCTATTCCCAGGAAAAGATTCTTGATGTGGTCAGCAATTATGCGGTGGTACATGGCGGCGACTCGGCAATGATGCAGGGCCTGAACCGGCACCATTGA
- a CDS encoding response regulator, producing the protein MVVAPRLSGRILCAEDNDVNRRLVSLLVSRTGAELVHVGNGTEALEVSIREDFDLILMDIQMPVMNGRDAAAALREAGVNTPVIALTANVMAEDIADYRRAGCNEHLAKPIDKQRFYDVLARYLEVRTGSSAEASQQYHGSVLVAEDNEENRQLVERMLNRLGLDVVAVASGAEAVRKALSESVQMVLMDRHMPEMDGVAATQLLRQAGFRRPIIAFTAGDQQETDALREVGCDGVLDKPIDEHRLQALLGRFLKPVPPGEGSADEDDDISRLAARFLSGLVERRQRMNQALVNSDQTVLEAETHQIKGSAGAMGYPVMTRQAGIVEALVKVTNPQWSQVRSELAILDEMIEREQTQSKTGSGQ; encoded by the coding sequence ATGGTTGTAGCGCCGCGCCTTTCCGGGCGGATACTCTGTGCTGAAGACAACGATGTAAACCGCCGCCTGGTATCTTTGCTGGTGAGCCGCACCGGAGCTGAGCTTGTGCACGTGGGTAACGGGACCGAAGCTCTCGAGGTGAGTATCAGGGAGGATTTTGATCTCATACTGATGGACATTCAGATGCCGGTGATGAATGGCCGTGATGCTGCTGCTGCGCTGCGGGAAGCCGGGGTGAACACACCGGTCATTGCGTTGACAGCTAATGTCATGGCCGAGGATATCGCTGATTACCGGCGGGCAGGCTGTAACGAACATCTGGCCAAGCCCATCGATAAGCAGCGATTCTATGACGTTCTTGCGCGTTACCTTGAGGTTCGTACCGGCAGTTCCGCCGAGGCTTCGCAGCAATACCATGGCAGTGTGCTGGTGGCTGAGGACAACGAAGAAAACCGGCAGCTGGTGGAGCGGATGCTGAACCGCTTGGGCCTGGATGTTGTAGCCGTTGCCTCGGGTGCGGAAGCCGTACGTAAAGCGCTTTCAGAATCTGTGCAAATGGTGCTCATGGATCGACATATGCCGGAGATGGACGGCGTGGCGGCAACTCAGCTGCTCAGACAAGCGGGTTTCCGGCGCCCAATCATTGCTTTTACGGCGGGCGATCAGCAGGAAACCGACGCACTGCGCGAAGTAGGCTGCGACGGGGTGCTGGACAAGCCGATAGATGAGCACCGTCTGCAAGCGCTGTTGGGCCGTTTTCTGAAGCCTGTGCCGCCCGGCGAGGGCAGTGCTGATGAAGATGACGATATCAGTCGCCTGGCGGCCAGATTCTTGTCAGGGTTGGTTGAGCGCCGGCAGCGAATGAATCAGGCACTGGTAAACAGTGATCAGACAGTGCTTGAAGCTGAAACGCATCAGATCAAAGGCTCTGCGGGCGCCATGGGGTATCCGGTGATGACCCGCCAGGCGGGCATTGTGGAAGCACTCGTAAAAGTCACCAATCCGCAATGGAGCCAGGTTCGCAGCGAACTTGCGATACTGGATGAGATGATAGAGCGTGAACAAACACAGAGTAAAACAGGGTCGGGCCAATGA
- a CDS encoding serine hydrolase domain-containing protein: protein MNPIARRALHSCKVPKDLSTVTHRDAAGEKPEAAGVDASTVDTIWKSVEALYRTGVHPGIQISVRHRGEQILHRAIGHASGNGPHDPAGTPKVLMTTDTPICYFSASKAVTALLMHMLVEQGLVNLMDPVSYYCPEFATNGKRTITVHQILSHRGGIPAIPNETPIDVLWNQDEIWRLLCEARAVEVNGAKVAYHAITGGYVLQRVLEKVTGDSIENYLDKHLRQPMGMKWFTYGIQPENLNELATNYATGLRPRFPVSWIVNRALGGDISTVEQVTNDPRFQEAVIPAGNLCGTAEEMGRFFQMMLNGGIWNGKRICSEITIRRAIQQFGSLQIDRTMMIPMRFSAGMMLGGNPVGLWGQKSRYAFGHVGLINKLCWADAARDISVSLLNTGFPIVGHHLPALGKFVYTIASQFPLRPESERPVVAA from the coding sequence ATGAACCCAATAGCCCGTCGTGCACTTCACAGTTGCAAGGTTCCCAAGGATCTTTCTACCGTAACTCATCGCGATGCTGCAGGCGAAAAGCCGGAAGCAGCCGGCGTTGACGCCAGCACCGTAGACACTATCTGGAAAAGCGTCGAAGCCCTGTATCGCACTGGTGTGCACCCTGGCATTCAGATATCTGTGCGCCACCGGGGTGAGCAGATCCTGCATCGCGCGATTGGTCATGCGAGCGGTAATGGCCCCCATGATCCCGCTGGAACACCTAAAGTACTCATGACTACAGACACGCCCATCTGCTACTTTTCTGCTTCCAAGGCGGTCACGGCGCTGCTGATGCACATGCTGGTTGAGCAGGGGCTGGTTAACCTGATGGATCCCGTGTCCTATTATTGTCCGGAGTTTGCTACAAACGGAAAGCGCACTATTACGGTACACCAGATTCTGTCACACCGGGGTGGAATTCCTGCTATTCCCAACGAGACCCCGATTGATGTTTTGTGGAATCAGGACGAGATCTGGCGCCTGCTATGCGAGGCCCGAGCCGTTGAGGTAAATGGTGCCAAGGTCGCGTATCACGCAATAACCGGAGGCTATGTACTGCAGCGAGTACTCGAAAAGGTTACCGGCGATTCCATTGAAAATTATCTCGATAAACACCTGCGCCAGCCAATGGGAATGAAATGGTTCACTTACGGGATTCAGCCCGAGAACCTTAATGAACTGGCCACCAATTACGCCACCGGCCTCAGGCCGCGCTTTCCTGTGTCCTGGATCGTTAACCGTGCGCTTGGCGGTGATATCTCGACCGTGGAGCAGGTAACCAATGATCCCCGCTTTCAGGAAGCCGTGATTCCAGCAGGCAACCTGTGCGGTACGGCCGAGGAAATGGGGCGGTTCTTCCAGATGATGCTTAACGGCGGCATCTGGAACGGCAAGCGCATCTGCAGTGAGATCACCATTCGTCGTGCCATTCAGCAGTTCGGCTCGTTACAGATTGACCGTACCATGATGATTCCCATGCGCTTCAGTGCCGGCATGATGCTCGGTGGCAATCCGGTTGGCTTGTGGGGTCAGAAAAGCCGCTATGCATTCGGCCACGTTGGCCTGATTAACAAGCTCTGCTGGGCTGATGCCGCACGGGATATCTCCGTAAGCCTGCTCAACACCGGGTTCCCCATTGTCGGGCACCACCTTCCTGCACTGGGTAAGTTCGTCTATACCATTGCCAGTCAGTTCCCGCTCCGCCCGGAGAGTGAGCGCCCCGTGGTCGCCGCTTGA
- the ybaK gene encoding Cys-tRNA(Pro) deacylase — MTPGVDAVSKAGISHAIHEYEHDPGSTEYGNEAAEKLGVDPARIFKTLVVIVDGKMLAVGVVPVTGMLSMKLIARAAGGKKANMADPQEVQRRTGYVLGGVSPLGQKNRLKTFIDASSAAFDTIYVSAGRRGLEIELSPEDLARLTGGRQVPLQQE, encoded by the coding sequence ATGACGCCCGGTGTCGATGCGGTAAGTAAAGCCGGCATTTCTCACGCTATCCATGAGTACGAGCACGACCCCGGCAGCACCGAGTACGGCAATGAGGCGGCAGAAAAACTGGGTGTTGATCCGGCACGGATATTTAAGACTCTGGTTGTCATCGTTGATGGCAAAATGCTCGCTGTAGGCGTGGTGCCAGTCACCGGAATGCTGAGCATGAAACTGATAGCCAGGGCTGCGGGCGGAAAAAAAGCCAATATGGCTGACCCACAGGAAGTGCAACGCCGCACCGGCTATGTGCTTGGGGGCGTTAGTCCCCTGGGTCAGAAGAACCGGCTGAAAACCTTCATTGACGCCTCTTCAGCAGCCTTTGACACTATCTACGTCAGCGCTGGCCGCCGCGGCTTGGAGATTGAGCTTTCACCCGAAGATCTGGCTCGGCTGACCGGGGGGCGACAGGTGCCGCTGCAGCAGGAGTAA